The stretch of DNA TGGCCGGGGAATATCGCTTTAGCGAGCAACCCCATGGGTTTAGTCTGATCGGTAGTTTGGGCCTCACGGTGGGGGATGACCTAGAAGATGATGAACCCCTTGAAAGCGTAGAACCCCTCAAAGCGGTATTGGGACTACGTTATCGAGCAAAGGAAGATCGTTGGGGTACAGATCTCATTGCCACTTTGGTCGGTGAGCCTCGACTCCGGGGCGATCGCCCGGCGGGTTCCTACAGTCCAGAGGGGTATGCGGTGGTGGATCTGTTGGGCTATTACAACATCAATCCCAATCTCAAGTTGAATGCGGGGATTTTTAATCTATTTAACAACCAATATTTCCTCTATTCCGACGTCCGGCCCCTCTTGAATTCGCCAGAACCCGTTGATATTGCCCGCTATGCCCAACCGGGAATTAGTCTGCGGGCTGGGTTGACGTGGCAATTCTAAGCTTGGTTTTACCCTAATTTTCCAGGGATCAATCGCTATGTTTTTGCTGTATCGTTCGCTCTTTGTTTCGTTGTTTTTACTCAATTTTGTTGTTTACCTATTGGAGACAATCCATGTCTGAAATGATTACTGCTCAATTTCGCCACGTCATGTTGATGGTTGAAGATGTGGCCGCTGCTATTGACTTTTTCCATCGGGGGTTAGGGCTACCGATCAAGGCCCAAAGTCCCACCTGGGGGGAAGTAGAAGCCAATGGCACCACCATCGCTTTTCACAGTGTGGCGGAACCGCCAAACACAGGCGACACTCCCATTCTCAGTTTTTGTGTAGAGGATGTGTACGGGGCGATCGCCCAACTCGAAGCCCTCGGTGGCAGCCTCGAAGGTCGTGTACGGGAACCCTCCTTTGGCAAAGTGGCCGCAGTGCGGAGTCCCCAGGGGCAGTTAATTAGTCTCCTGCAACCAGTTGCTATCTCTACCGTTTCAAAATAACTCCTTTCTTTCGCCGCCTCACACCCCATGTTTTTTTAGTTCTCCTAATTAAATTACGATGCAAATGCCCTATTTTAAACGTTGCCTAAGCCTGTCCTTGTTGCTGTTAATGGTCGGTTGCAGCCAAAGTTCATCGAATGTTGCGGATATCGCCCCAACTGCCCCAGAGATTAGCAATGCAGCAACCACCGAACCGGAAACGATCACCAAAATTGTCGCCCTCACTTCCCTGTCAGCGGATATTATTGCCCGTCTCGATGCAGAAAAATTAGTGGGAATTCCGGGAAGCCGTTTATTGGCAAACAACCCCACCTTTGCGGGACTGCCCACGGTCAGCGAAGGGCAAACGCCCCCCAGTCTCGAAAAAATTGTTGCCCTCAAACCAGATTTAGTCGTTGGTGCAACGGGGTTCCATGATCAAGTATTGGCAAGATTGGAGGAATTGGGCATTCAAACCCTCGCCACTGCTGTCCCCGATTGGCGATCGCTTGAAGCATTAACCCAGACCCTCGCCGAAAAAACCCAAACCGACCCAACGCCCCTACTCCAAAGCTACGCTCAATGCGTGCCCCAAGGTGCTTCTCCAGACGATCCGACTCTGGTTTTAGTCAGTAATCAGCCGATGCTTGCTCCTAATAAGGAGAGTTGGGCCGGGGATCTTTTGCAACGGTTCCAGTTAAATAATCTCGTCGCCGATCTCCAGGGCGATAGTCCCCAACAGGGTTACGTCACCCTTTCCCCTGAAAAAGTCTTGGCCGCTAACCCTGAAATGTTAATCATGGTGGATGTGGGGGACGATTCGATCAATCAGCTCAAATCGGCTCCTTTTTGGCAGGACTTAGCCGCCGTGAAAAATGATCGCATTTATACTTTTGATTATTATGGCTTGGTAAATCCGGGGGGCCTTGAGGCAATTCAAAGCACCTGCGAAAAGCTCCAAAGCATCACCTAGACACTGCCCCCACTCGGCCTTGTTCGTCTTGTAAAAATTCCACGATTTTGGACAAATTTATCCCATGACTGCTTTAAACGTCACAGATCTCAACGCCCTTTCTTTCCCGGAGGCGATCGCCTTTACCCAAACCTGGCTCGAACAGGTTGAATCCCAAAAATTAACGGATGCGAAAATTCTGGCGCAGATGCAGGCGTTGTTGAGTCACCGGGATGGGGTGCGGGGCTTTTTTGTGAGTTATTTAACGGGCAATAGCCCCCTTGCGGATCAACCGCCAGCGATTTTTCTGGACGGATTTACCCAGGTGGCGGAACACATTCACGAGATTTTGATCAAAAATGTGGCGATGTCTACCGCCATGGCGATCGCCCACCGACGCAATGGTGATTACAACCAGCAGCAGGGTTCGGAACGGGTAAAGACACGTTCTCTAAATCTACTCAAACAACTGGAACAGCGCGGTTTAGTTGTTTTTACAAATGAACGATTGCGCCTGCTGCAAACCCTTGAAGCTGGCTCAGGGGATTACCAAGATTTTTTACAACGTTGGCAGTATGACCCAGAGCAATGTGAAGCAATTCGGCGATCGCTGCAACTCATTTAGGGGATTACAGTTAGCGAGGTCAGGTCAATTTTAATCAAAGACTTTTGTAGAACAGGCAAGACCTAAATCAAAAGAGGCTCTAACCTCGCGAGTACTTCATTAAGAGTGTCAAGGGGAAGTTGTTCCACAATTTTTGCTTTCCTGGCTCGACAGTCCACCGCCCGGATTTGATCGACCAGGATGACGCCTTGGGTTTTGAGATTAGGCGGAAGTTTCACCTCAAACACCCAGCCTTTTTCTTTATTCGTGATTGGACAGATTAGGGTCAGATTAGAAATACGGTTATATTCCTCAGGAGAAATCACGATCGCCGGACGATAACCTGATTGTTCACTACCTGTGCGGGGATTCAGTTCGAGAAAAATAATATCCCCCCGCTTAGGAACCATGCCGTTAATTTTTACCAAGACTCTTCTCCTTGGGCTTCCCCCCAATCCACTTCAGAATGCTGTGCTTCAGGTTTTGCATCCTTGAGTAATTCCGCAAGGCTATATTTTGGTCGAGCAAGGCTCAAAATAATTTGGTTGTTTTCCATTGATATCGTCACTTGTTCCCCTTCCTGCCAACCGCATTGCTGGAGCATGGATTGAGGCAAGCGAATACCAAAAGAGTTGCCCCATTTCGTGATTTTTTGGGTGATCATGTGGGGGAATCTCCAAATACAGTGTTTATACATTGAGTATACAACACGATCATTATCAAAGTCGTTAGTGCTAAAGCTGACCTGTTTTCTATGGAGGCGATCGCCTAATATTTCTGATGATCTTTGACGAGTTGGCGATCGCCTTGGGAAATGGGAATACACATCGGCGTGTGGGTGATCGGGTCGGGGATAATTTCCGCCTGCAACCGAAACACATCCGCCACCATGGTTTGAGTCATCACCTCGCTGGGGTGGCCTTGGCTATAGAGTTTGCCGTTTTTAATCGTGACGAGGTGATCCGCATAGCGACAGGCTAAATTCAACTCATGGAGCACCATCACAATGGTTTTACCCTCCGTGCGGTTGAGGTGAAACAGCAGATCTAAAACTTCAATTTGGTGCGCCAAATCCAAAAACGTGGTCGGTTCATCCAGTAATAAAATGTCAGTGTTTTGCGCCAAGGCGATCGCAATCCAAGCTCGCTGCCGTTGACCACCCGACAGAGTATCCAGATCCCGCTCCGCAAATTCTTGCATCCCCGTAATTTGCAACGCTTTTTCGACGTAATATTCATCTTCCTTTGACCACTGCTGCCACCAAGTCTGGTGAGGATAGCGGCCCTGGGCAACGAGATCCCGCACCGTTAACCCTTCTGGGGCCGTGGGATTTTGGGGGAGAATGCCCAGCCGTTTGGCGATCGCCTGATTGGAATACTTTTGAATTGCCTTACCATCGAGGTAAATATTG from Picosynechococcus sp. PCC 7002 encodes:
- a CDS encoding VOC family protein, translated to MSEMITAQFRHVMLMVEDVAAAIDFFHRGLGLPIKAQSPTWGEVEANGTTIAFHSVAEPPNTGDTPILSFCVEDVYGAIAQLEALGGSLEGRVREPSFGKVAAVRSPQGQLISLLQPVAISTVSK
- a CDS encoding ABC transporter substrate-binding protein is translated as MQMPYFKRCLSLSLLLLMVGCSQSSSNVADIAPTAPEISNAATTEPETITKIVALTSLSADIIARLDAEKLVGIPGSRLLANNPTFAGLPTVSEGQTPPSLEKIVALKPDLVVGATGFHDQVLARLEELGIQTLATAVPDWRSLEALTQTLAEKTQTDPTPLLQSYAQCVPQGASPDDPTLVLVSNQPMLAPNKESWAGDLLQRFQLNNLVADLQGDSPQQGYVTLSPEKVLAANPEMLIMVDVGDDSINQLKSAPFWQDLAAVKNDRIYTFDYYGLVNPGGLEAIQSTCEKLQSIT
- a CDS encoding type II toxin-antitoxin system PemK/MazF family toxin, encoding MVPKRGDIIFLELNPRTGSEQSGYRPAIVISPEEYNRISNLTLICPITNKEKGWVFEVKLPPNLKTQGVILVDQIRAVDCRARKAKIVEQLPLDTLNEVLARLEPLLI
- a CDS encoding AbrB/MazE/SpoVT family DNA-binding domain-containing protein gives rise to the protein MITQKITKWGNSFGIRLPQSMLQQCGWQEGEQVTISMENNQIILSLARPKYSLAELLKDAKPEAQHSEVDWGEAQGEESW
- a CDS encoding ABC transporter ATP-binding protein, with the translated sequence MSQLSAKQLTLNYGKKTIVEQFNLAIPAEKITILVGANGSGKSTLLRGLARLLPPKQGNIYLDGKAIQKYSNQAIAKRLGILPQNPTAPEGLTVRDLVAQGRYPHQTWWQQWSKEDEYYVEKALQITGMQEFAERDLDTLSGGQRQRAWIAIALAQNTDILLLDEPTTFLDLAHQIEVLDLLFHLNRTEGKTIVMVLHELNLACRYADHLVTIKNGKLYSQGHPSEVMTQTMVADVFRLQAEIIPDPITHTPMCIPISQGDRQLVKDHQKY